AATAGAGTAGGGGTGAGGTGAAACATACAGGATCTGAATTATTCCTCACACCGCAAGAGACAATTCCAATACCTAACAAAGCTCCTGCAATAATATCAGTGTTATTGCTGTGCAGGTACTTTTCAAATTTGGTAAGTCCTGAATCAGGATCCCACAGAAGAATCATGCCCTGAAAAATGATATTTTTCGTTACTACTATGATCAATTGATAATCTAATAGTATAAAGGGTCTGTTTATGAAAATTTTAACAGAATTATCAGTACCAGACTAGCTGCCGCACTAGATCTCATGTGTCCTTCGTTCATGAATAGCCAGATTCCAGAACAACCATCACCAGATGAAGCTGATGGGACAGTCATGAGCTCGTCCTGGAACAATAATATGATCTTAATATCCTTCCTTTCCCAAGAAATGGTGAGGAAGTTTTTATAAACTAGCCTGTCCAAATCCAGCATTCACAAATGCGTTGACAAATGTTGCGGCCAAATTCTGTTTTGCGGAAACAAGGCTGGAGATTATACCACCGCGTCGGTGAATCAGATGTTCCTGACAAATTAGCATGTTTAGAAAATGTTTGTTCCATGACACAAACAAAAAGTGCAattggaaaataaaataacaaaaataacCTTATATATGTCCTCTGGAGATTTTGGCTCCATGACACAAATATCCCGTGCAAGGGCAAGGTACCCCTCACTTAATTTTCTGTTATAAACTATTTCCTGCAAAGCATCCTTCTCATTTTCATCTGCAGCCATCTCGGCATGGATCTCCATGCTTAAACCCTTCAGCAAAGAAAAGCtcattgataaaaaaaaaacgaaatgAAAAACATAGAGTCTGCTCAAAGATTTAAGATACAGTATAGAAATTATAGATACAAACTATCTCCATCATCAAAAGTACACATCAGTAGAAGATGGCACAAATTTGTAAATTTGCTCCTGTTGCATGTCTGTGTGCATGGATGAGACTCACATAGCGTGCTATGATATATGCGAATTGCTGCTTCAGGGGAAAATCACCAGTTGCTGCAAAAACCTTCTTCACACACTGATCACAATATTAGAAGACATTGACATTGATGTTAGTGCAATTGAATTCTGGACCCTGAAAAAGGCAGGCATCATTCATTAACCCACCTTGCTGTCGTCAAGCAGAAGCCCGATCCGCAAAGCACTTTCAAGTTCCCCAAACTTCATGTACATGTTATGAACAAGACAAAGTGCCGACAGATCATCGGGGGTAAGAAGGTATCTGCCAATTTTCACCCCGACATAACAAGAGTTCAGAAAGCTTAATTTCaataaaataagaaaatacCAACTtttaatgaagaaaaaaattaaatccaCTCGCATACTTAGAACAACTAGTGATGTACAAGCATGCCCTTTTGTAGTTTGTAGAGACAACTTGCACATGTAGCTCCTCAAGGTCATCGACCTGTATAGCAAAGAATATAAAATGGATCCCCTTAATTAATACAAACAGAAATGTTTCATCATACATTCATCGGAAGGTTTCATCTGCGTCTTAATAAATATAAAATGGATACTTTGAATATAAACAGAAATGTTTCATCATACCTCCATCAAAAGATCCACAGCTTCATGCTCAGCATTATGCTGCAATCATAAGAACAATATGACTCCCAATCCCACTGTACCAATCAATTAATCAATACTGGCTTTCTTTTAAATAACTGCTGCTTGTTTATCAACTAAGTTTAAAATATTATACAGTATAATATGTTACATGATGAAGTAACAAAACTGGAACAGATGCCACTAAGGACTAGAATCAGAATCAACCTTCATGTGAAACGCGACAATTTTCTGTACTAGTCTGATTGGGACTTCAAATGGATTGtcttttttctgcaaaacaacaaatattATCGTTACAAACAGGAGACCAGAGCATAAAGTTTGCATTATCTCAGCCCAACCACATCGAACAACTACTACTTGAATAAATAGCGTACATAAAATTAGAAAGAAGTGCACGGACCTTCAAAAGTTCCAATAAATTAAATGCATTAAAAGGTGACAAACCAGCAATCACAAGTCTTGCCAAGTGGAGAGCCACAGAAAATATGGCAATCAAGCAGTATGTTATATCCATATGGACAATAGAAGTCAAGAGATTCAAGGGAAAACAATTAAAAAACTTCTGATTACCATCAACAGCATCTAGACAAAACAAATGGATGTCATACTACACAATATGGTACTACagagaattaaaaaaatgtttcagtACATAAGATGAAGTGGATTATGGTCCAACCTCAGCCTGGATTTCCTGTATAATTTCACCAGCCAAGTTTCTGACAAATAGAACCATTAGCATAATTAGAATCCAAAATTTGAAACAGCATGATGACATTAGTCTTGATAACAAAGAAAACTACAAGAGCAAAACCAAAACTCAATGATTTCCAAATAATATAGCTAAGCCTTGGTATGCGAGAGATAAACAAATGTGGATGGTAAGTGAAAAACATTCAAACTGGAAGAACAAAAGGTTACTAGGAACATTTCTTCAGATTTAATATTACACTTTGAGGCACAGCTAGCATATCAAAttgaaatgcatgaattttaTTTGTAGCTACAAGggtgaaaaataaaataaaaggtaTAGGAATAAAAACAGTAAATAATAGTAATAGGAAGCTGGTTACAAGCTACATGAAGACAAGGAAATCTAGAATTTAAGTCAGGGCGCCTGGATAATGTTACTACCTCACATATTCATGACCCCATGAACCTATATCATCGTGAGAGCCCATCATACAGTACTTGAGGCTCTCCTAAAACATGAAACGAAACTTAGCAAGCCAGTTCTGTACAATAATGGTGAACTAAACTTAGATGATCTTCTCAGTACTCCACTTCCTAAAAATATACAAATTATAATGCAGACTAAGCAGTTTAAGGTGAGGCCAAATCTTTAGTGATGTAAACTCTATTACATATAGGTTGCAGCATAAAAACATTCGAGCAAAGAAAGGCCTGTTAGCCAGTTGCTTTTGACAATGGCATAGCTCATGTTCTCTCGGCAGAGAAACTGGGTTCAGGTTGATGAAATCCAGAAGTTAAATAGACCAGTTGATGCTTGATGGCCCGGATGATGCTGGTCGATTAAAGGCAAGTAAGGAAGTATTGGATGAGATATGATAGAGCTTAGGCAAATAATGATGAAGATTAATCCCTACCATTGGCCCCAGCAGCATGCACGGCATAACAGATACACGAGACCattgatttttatttgttgtttAAGGCCTTCACATATTGTCTCTTCACTTATGTAATCTAGCATGTAGCATGCTTTTAAGATACATATTTAGGAGTACTGGAGCAAACTCTTGTCATTTTGCTAGAAAGAAATTTAAGCTAAGTTTGTATTCCTTGGGATTTTACGTTAATCATAAAACAAAGAGATATAAACATAATAAAAAGGACAAATGTTTGCATGGTATTTCCGTATTCCCCATACCCTTTTTCCTTCGGTAGACATTGTCAAGGCCAACACTGACAGAATGTCAGCCATATTTGTCTGCAGAATAAGCAAAGAAATTCAACTTAAGCTTGGCTCAACTGAGAGATCAGCGATCCACTGATACGTACCTTCAGATCAAACTCTGGAACAGTCTCAAAGTAAGCCTTGAGAGCTCCATAGTGTGGGCGGAGGAATTTGAGAGGTTTCGGGACGGACGTCATTGAGCTTGTCGCTGTACGAATCTCTTGCCTGTTAAGCATCAATCACCATTACTATGATTACTATGGAccaagaagaacacaaggaaAAGGAGTACATCTGGTTGCATAATGCAACAGTAGACACAATATTCCAAATGAGCGAATCACAACGTATGTCACCATAATCTGATTTCCCTAGTACCACGCCTCAACTTTAAGAATACGTAAAAGGATGTGACGAGCCTCCAACAGCTAGCGGCAAATCGATACGTACCCTTGCAAAATAAGCAAACCAGCACATCCAAAAACCCAAGTAGGATTTGCGTTCTTCCGATTTTTGGTGGCCGTGAAATTCGCAGGGCACAACCATTGCACCGAGCCACACCCATGAAGGCATGAGCATGAACCCACCCGCAGTATATACCGGCAAATCGAAAAATCAACCAAGACTCCGAGGTGACTACAAAGTACAAACCAAGCAGCAGTCCGATCGACATTTCCATCCAACCCGAACCGAGAGAACTAAGAATCACGCGGAACCAGGGTATTCGCGCCTGAACTGAACAACGAAAATCGACCAGCGCGGCTCAAGGGAAAAGCACCTGACACGAACCAGCGATGCAGCTGACACCCCTGGAAGTCTGGAACGGCGAGATAAAAAACCGGCATTACCTCAAGGTCTCGAGAGCGAAGCCCCGGACGGCGGGATCGGCATCCTGCGCCCGCAGCACGCACAGCTCGAGtcgctccttgagctcgaggTCCTCGTCCGACTGCAACACACGCACACGAGACGCGAGCCGCGTCGACCACACCCGTAAGAGAGAGGAGCGGGCaaccgggaggaggaggattggCCGCGGGGCTCTTCGTTACTCACCAGATCGTCGTCCTTCATCTTCCCCTTGCCCTTGGTCGACTGCGGCGGGGAGCCCGCGGAcgctccgccaccgccgccgttggAGTTCTCGCGCGGCGGCATGGCGCGATCGACCCCGCTCGGCGAGGAGAGGCGGGGCGATGGGGTTCGTGAGGGAGTTCGGGGAATCGGTGAGGAGAATGGGAGGGGAGGATTGGGCTCGCTGGTGTTGCTAAATGCTAATGCTCTCTCTGATCTTCGGGTAAGGAGGAGTCAATCGAAGTAAACTCGAAATGCTTTTATAGCCAGCCAGGCCAGGGTGCCTCTGGGTGGGTTACGTGTGCTCAAGCCAACGAACCGCCTACTGACTCTGGTCTCTTGGTGGTTACGTGTGTTCAAAATTTGGTCCCCATTTTTCGACGGTGACTTTCTTTTTATCACAGCTGTGCAAAGCGCACGTACATGTACCCAGCTCAACGGGGTAGGACCATATAAACAAATATCAATTTGGCCGCGGCACGGAAATCCTAGCGCGATGCTACGACAGTGCTGCAAAATCAACACTAATATCTAATTTTGTATTAATTTTTTCATTATATAACATAAGTTTAGGTCTGGCGCTAATTTTATGTACGCCGTTATTGCGGCTAAAAGATGCCGCCACGAAATGATTTAGCGGGCGATTTAAACCTTGATTAGGGCCGGGACTTCTAATCCCGAACAtatttcatatatattttaGACAGAACAAAAGTTATTAGAGAATTTTTCTAGTTATATCAATTTGGAACCTATGTTACACACCGTCAAAGTCGAAAATGGAATCTAACTTTCTGATCCGGGGCACTTTATCATTATTAACCTCATCTTATATCAGTCTTCGAGAATCCAATACTGTTTGAGAGAACGGGATTGCTGACATTTTTGTAAAAGTTTGAGATTTGCTGACTAATTTAATTTAGTCTATTGCTATCGGGTTCACAATGGTAATTTAGAATAATGATTCGGACTATTGCATGTGAATGCAGCATGCTCGTCCTCATctgaagattgaaaaaaacAAGTGATTGGGGATCAATTAGCACATGTTAAACAGCTTACCTAGGTGCATTCCATGTATTTTCTAGCAACATATAAAGATACTGGATTTTTCATGTATTTTGTCCACCATGTCGACAATCGTGCTCTCCCAAATGGGATTTAGTTCTGGGAGGCTGAGATCAAATGGGAACAAGAGCAGGGTGTTGATTcctggaaaaagaaaaagaacatgaTGTAGGGCCTGGGAAGTTAGGATTTATATCATACTTCATCTAAGACTTTAAGGTTTGAAATAAACTTTATTCTATTAGTGGAGTTCTATTGCAATGGACTGGACTAAACAATGCACAACACGCCCACGGTCATCGGTCGATCAAAAGCaaatatttttgaatttttgaatcgtTTAGCTTCGAAACTATGTACCCAACTAGCGGTCTAGTTTCACCATTAACTTTATCGTAATGAGATCTTCAAAAATATATCTCATGTTGATATGTTTTGGCAACCTTTTCTGCCGGTATTCATTGAGTTATAGTGATTTGCCTTCAAGCAGCAACATTTATGACACGAAATTAGTATCATTAAATCCGTTTTGAAATGTAGTTTAATAATATATCGATTTGATGTCATATGTATTGCTAattttttcaacaaaattgATCAAATCTAACATgtttgacttatgacaaaATCTAGAAATTCATTTATTTgtgaacgaagggagtatatcTTACTCGTCGGTGAACACTTGAATGCTCAGTCTTTGTACTCTCACGACATTACAAATCATGGCCTGGTACCCGTATACTAACAAACATGGCAggggggaaaaggaaaaacattgGTATTCAATCCTAGTACGATCCTCGTCCTGTCGTCGCATGCCCGATCCTACGATCCTCGTCCGATCTGTCGTCGCATCGCACGCCCGACccgatgaaaaaaaatcaaaacgcGACATGGCTCTGCCATCACCAACGTCTCTCCTGCGGCGGTTCCGCGGAGCATCTCGCCTCTCCTCCCCCGACACTTGTTCCTCGCCGCGGCCACGGCTCGGCGCACCAGCACACCTCCCGAGAGTGCCGCCCGGGACGAGGGCGCTGCATCCGGCGTACGTGGACTCAGTCGGCCTCGCTTCCTCCAGGGTGGGACCCGCGTCACGTTGGCGGCTGGCCCACCGTCGGTGCCTCCCACCTCGCACGGTCGCGCCACTGCAGGGAACTCCTGCACGGCCGCATTCACTCGGCTGGTCGGTCGCTCGGGCACGAAGAGAGAGCGCACGAACCCGGTGGCTCCAAGGAGTCACTGACGTATTGGGCCCACGTAGCTGGTCCGCGTAAACCGGGTGCCGCGCGCTCGCGTCTCCAGACTCCaggtgggagagagagagagagacagaggtTGCAAAAgcgaaagaaaaagaactgtATACTATTCGAGGCCTCGCTCCCTCCATTAAAGACAAAGGCAACGCCATTAGCCCACGCTTTGCTTTGCCTCCTCGCTCCCCCACCGCTCCCCCACTTCCGCTTCCCACCCCCCACTGCACGCCGTGCAAACCCTAGCTATCCCCTTccacttgctgctgctgctagtactgctctcgctcctcctccttgctgcGGAGCGACGTCTGACGGGGGCGGTGCGGGCTAACCGATCGAGGCAGCAGGGTGGCGGCTGCGCTTCGTCGGGGAATGCTTTGGTTCTCAGGTGATTTGTTCGTTTCTTCGATTCGCATTTTTGTTCCCTGTGCAAAGCAAGATGTTTCTGTCACTGGGTTTTGTTCTGTTGATTTgctactcttttttttaggtgGCTAGGCGTACAGCTTAGAACTAGCTAGTACTCCAATAGCATAAATGGCCACATTATAATGGGATCGGGGAGAAATTTCTTTTAAACGCGCTTTTGTTTGAAAACAAAAGTTTCTAGAGTTGGCCCACAGCTGTACATTTGATCAGACAACAGCGTTAGCTTCAGGTTGatatctcaatttttttttgtatttttttgcgGCCGTGATTTGTTCTTTAGTGTTTGCAGCGGGATAGACTTTTTTGTTCAGTCAGTAATCGAGAGATCTCTATTTACTGTGCGATTCTCAACTCTCAAGTGAAGAAATATACCACGAATATCATTTTACTTTCATGTAAATATAAATACCAATCTGTTCTCAGGTGGGGACAATTGAATTGATTAAAAGTTTACACTGCACATGCAAGGTAGCCGTTTTATTATACTGCTAATAGTATCATTCTGAAATGGCCATTAATAGCACTGGGCAACCTTTAAGAGGTTTCATAAATGCATACTCATGTGAGACCTATGAGATCGGCAACTCCAACATCACAGAACAATGGTGGGCACCATTCTGGAGTCGGGACCATTCCTGTGACTCTGGTAGTGTGTGATTTACAACAGTCCAGTGCAGTGCAGGCATCTTGGCGCGCTGTACACTTTGCCATCCATACATTCAACTAACTCCAGGCACTAGAACTGCAATTATCATTATGCCTATGTTAAGTGTGTCTCTGATAGTCTCTCTACTTGGAAGGTTCACTGGCATTGCTGTTCAGACATTGGTGAACATGAAGGGCCTCTGCCTTGCCTGTTTTCTTCTTGCCTTTGTTCTACAAGTCGTACTTGGAACACACGATGTGTACATTGTTACCATGGAAGGCGACCCGGTTGTGAGCTACAGAGGCGGAGTCGAAGGATTCCCAGCGACCGCAGTTGATTTGGACGAAGAGATGGAAATTACCAGGTATTGTACTCTTGCTGATGCCTTTCCTATGTCTCTTAACATTTCTTTTGTGTTGCCCCGTGCAGCGATTCATAGAGTCTATCTTGGGGACTCCACACTTTGTAACACAAGGCTGCTTATTATTGAATTGCTTTTCTTAACTTCCCCTGCAGTTTGAACCTGCTATTGAGGAGCGTGCTCCCTAACAAAGTGTTAATGGAAAATGTTCTTTATTCCCTTTACTAGTAATTGTGTTATGTGATGGATGTAGTGGTATAGCAGATATGGTTCGAGCTATGTGTTCTTTACTCATAGAGCTAACTACCACTAGTTGCAGTTGTTAGACCTTCCAACTTAACTATTGTCTAGTATAAagccctcaaaaaaaaaatgcttgccAATCTTTGTTCCACCTTCAGACCCCTTGGtttcaaaaatcaaaactGCAAAGTTCTCATTGAGTTGTCTACTGCAGCCTAGTTGGTCTATGGCGCAAACACGATAATTTTTTCTCACTCCAAATTTCCTTGTTTGCAGTGAGTCTGTCGTATCATACTCGCTTCACCTTCAAAGGCACCATGAGAAGCTTCTAGACTCACTTTTTGTAGCAGGAACTTACGAGAAGCTTTATAGCTACCATCATCTTATTAATGGTTTTGCCGTTCACATGACATCTTTGCAGGTATTTGGCATCCCAAATTTGCTAACAgcacatatatttttcttcccAGTTTTGTATTATTATCATGGCTAAATACAATAATATTTCACTTGTTAGGCTGATTTCTTAAGGAAGGCCCCAGGTGTTAAGTACGTGGAGCGAGATACAAAGATACAAAAATTGACGATACACACTCCACAGTTTCTTGGATTGACAACAGGGGTATGGCCAACAGGAGGTGGATTTGATAGGGCAGGTGAAGATGTGGTGATTGGTtttgtggattcaggaatttATCCTCAACATCCAAGCTTCTCTACCCACAAAACTGATCCTTATGGACCTGTTCCTCATTACAAGGGGAAATGTGAGATAGATCCAGTGTCACGAAGAAGCTTCTGCAACGGGAAGATAGTTGGGGCCCAGCATTTTGCAAAAGCTGCAATTGCTGCTGGAGCATTTGATCCCGATGTTGAGTTTGCGTCTCCATTAGACGGTGATGGTCATGGAAGGTCATGCTCCTGATGATCCTATTAGCTCTTATTCGGTCGTTTCTTTTGCTCTTGTTGCACTGAAAGTATCACATATGAAAAAGAAATTGTGTTTGTGCTTATAATTTAATCCATGCATTCTATTCTTTTCTTCATATTTATTACTTTGGTTGTTTTTAGTCTCACGATGGCATATCTAATACATGTATACCTTCTACCACTCAACAGTCATACAGCTGCAATTGCTGCTGGAAACAATGGGATTCCGGTGCGAATGCATGGTTATGAATTTGGCAAAGCAAGTGGCATGGCTCCACGAGCTAGGTAGGCTTTGATTTCTTCAGAATTTTCTGAACTATCAACAACAATGCTTAAACCACCTACTCAAataaaggttttttttttgcatgagtAGCATTATCCTGTTACTCCAAATATAGTAcctgtatttttttagaaaaaaccTGTAAGTTCCTTCGGGATAAGATCGGAAGCACTCATCAGCAGTCAGTATCATTATAGCTTCACTTTGAGAAAGCATTTTGATCTTGCTTCCTCGCTGCTGCCTTACTTTCTTGAGTTTGTGCTTGTCAGGATAGCTGTGTATAAGGTTCTTTACAGGCTTTTTGGTGGTTATGTATCTGACGTTGTGGCAGCGATTGATCAGGTATTTAACCAAACTTCTCGCCATATATAATGCATTTAATTGTAGGACCATTGTTTTTGCCAACTAATTCCTTGTACTTGATATTGAGAAGATACATGTACTTTTTATGCTTATTATATTCTAGGGTATGTTGAAAGATATaatgatgtactccctccaatccataaaaagtgtcgctcacttagtacaaaatttgtactgacttagtacaaaatgggcgacactttttatggatcggagggagtaacattaTCAAAGTTTGACGACATTTTACATTCCTTTGAGAGGTTGACTGATGCATAAAAGCATGGTTGTTGAAGCAAAATAAATCAGTTGGTACTTGGTAGGAGAGATCAACTAGGGTGTTGCAGATCTGGAGTTTATAAAGCCCTCAAATAGAGCCTAAGTTTACTTCTAATAAAATTGTGAACTATTATCTTTGGTTTACATTTAGTAGTATGAGTTAGAATTGGAGAGCTGTATTTCATGTGAGACGTATGCTGAAATACTTGTGATGGTAACATGAACATTCAATTTCTGGGACCTAATAACTTGCTACCGTTTTATCAATAGACTGTATTGTGCGATGAATGAAGATATTACCTGCTGGATAACCCTAATACATGCCAATACTGTAAGCCTCCAAAATGTAGGAGCTAACACACGTAGATGATGCCTGCAGGCTGTTCAAGATGGCGTCGACATTCTCAACCTTTCGGTTGGACCAAATAGCCCACCGACAGCTACACGGACTACATTTTTGAATCCTTTTGATGCAGCACTTCTTTCTGCCGTGAAAGCTGGCGTGTTTGTTGCCCAAGCTGCAGGAAATGGAGGACCATTTCCAAAAACACTGGTGTCATTCAGCCCATGGATAACTACTGTTGCTGCTGGAGTTGATGACCGCAGATACAAGAATCATTTGATACTAGGAAATGGAAAGCTTCTTCCTGGACTTGGAGTTTCACGTAAGTCCATTTGGTGCATTTGTCTGACAAAAACTTGGGTTACACTGAAGTTCATTTGGTGCATATTttctaaacaaaaaatatgcTGCACTCGTGATTTTAACATGTATACAGCATGTGCAATCCTTGACTATGCCCTACACCCTTTACTTACAGTCTTTTTTCGAAGACCTTTTATTTACAGTCCTAGTGATTAGATTCGGACCCTACTATGGGGTCCTATTAGAATATGTACCCAGATGTTTACTGGATCCTAGTATTACTactaatattcaaacattTCTTATTTTACTGTGTAAAAGCTTTGGTTGGAAGACACTTCTGAGTTATGTTTCTTTCGTATTTCCTTTGACTAGCTAAATAGCCGTGCGATGCTACGGGTAAAACAAATTAGACTTTTCAATGAAGATAAATTAAATTAGAAAATAATATTATATATTAGTGGCACTTGCTACTAATTTTATCTCAATTTTACTAGCAAACATCATCACTATATTAATCATTCAATAGATTTAATTGTTTGTAGTAGAAGGTGAGAATCGTTTTACAATAGAAGAATGTGGGACATAGAAGCCGGGATCGTgggtcgccgccgcgtcccccgACCCGGGGTCGGTCGACCCAATTCGGGATCAGGGTCGACGGGGTCGATTCCCCAAGGTAGATCTTCCTCAAATTTCCCAAAGGTGCCGACCCGCCGCCTGCGTCCCGCGATCCCGTTCCTCGACCTGAACGAACCAGGTTCTTGGCAACTATGTGTGGGAGGTGACGGACCACCGCCAccaattgtttcttttataggagtaaagattTAAGACCTGTAGTCCTTTTATGTTATCTTGTAACTACTGTCAACAAATGTCCAGTTCATATTACAGTGGGTGGTGCTGAACTGCTTATTCTGACAATTAAAAATTTGCACCAGTGGTTTGTTGACAATTGTCTCATCTGACTACAGCTGCGACGCATGGAAATAAGTCATTTGGCCTGATTTCTGCTACTGATGCCCTGTTGGGTTCATCTACAACCAAGTACAGTGCACTAGATTGTCAAAGGCCAGAACTCTTAAATAAGAGGAAAGTTCAGGGCAAAATTCTTTTGTGCGGCTATTCTTATAATTATATTTCTGGGACAGCTTCAATCAAGAAAGTGTCTCAAACGGCTAGGAGTCTCGGTGCAGCCGGCTTTGTTGTCGCTGTAGAGAGTAGTTACCCAGGAACAAAATTTGATCCCGTGCCTGTCAACATTCCTGGGATTCTCATCACAGATGTCAGCAGAACAAAGGTATTTCATCCCCAATGGAGCCTTATTGTGCAGATATGTATGAGCTGGGCTGTGTGCATTTTCGTGTGCAGAGGCTGGAAGAGTTGTTCTCTTTCACTGCATAAAAAGGGATATGCATGGGTGTTAACCCATAGATAAACACCATTCGTACAAGTATAGAAAGAACAAGATGCAGCCTCTAATATGAACATGCAATAGATCACCGTCATGATATTAGAAAGAACAATTTTCAGTTCTGTTTAGTTGTTTTCTGTCTAGAGCTGCTCTTAGAAGTTAGAACTCCAAAAGTTTACACACAATAGAAATATTCTCATATCTTACTGAACCAACTTGGGGCTAATTCCAGTGCAGTTACATGGAGCGTGTAGCCATCAAGTAAATTAGTTAAAATACAATTGAGTGTTAGTTTCTATAATATATATTCTGATATAGGTCATTAATTTTGACTATGCAGGATCTTATAGACTACTACAACTCATCTACGACAAGAGATTGGGCTGGAAGGGCTACAGTGTTCCAAGCAACAGTTGGTATTGCAGATGGTTTAGCACCAACACTGTTCA
This is a stretch of genomic DNA from Brachypodium distachyon strain Bd21 chromosome 1, Brachypodium_distachyon_v3.0, whole genome shotgun sequence. It encodes these proteins:
- the LOC100842529 gene encoding 26S proteasome non-ATPase regulatory subunit 2 homolog A isoform X2, which codes for MPPRENSNGGGGGASAGSPPQSTKGKGKMKDDDLSDEDLELKERLELCVLRAQDADPAVRGFALETLRQEIRTATSSMTSVPKPLKFLRPHYGALKAYFETVPEFDLKTNMADILSVLALTMSTEGKRESLKYCMMGSHDDIGSWGHEYVRNLAGEIIQEIQAEKKDNPFEVPIRLVQKIVAFHMKHNAEHEAVDLLMEVDDLEELHVQVVSTNYKRACLYITSCSKYLLTPDDLSALCLVHNMYMKFGELESALRIGLLLDDSKCVKKVFAATGDFPLKQQFAYIIARYGLSMEIHAEMAADENEKDALQEIVYNRKLSEGYLALARDICVMEPKSPEDIYKEHLIHRRGGIISSLVSAKQNLAATFVNAFVNAGFGQDELMTVPSASSGDGCSGIWLFMNEGHMRSSAAASLGMILLWDPDSGLTKFEKYLHSNNTDIIAGALLGIGIVSCGVRNNSDPALVRISEHMKTDNSFQRLGGILGLGIAYAGSQNNKVRACLSFILSDHRTPFELLVFCAISLGLVFVGSCNEEIAESIIFVLMDRTKAQLANPIIRLLPVALGLLYLGKQEAVDATVEVSKTFDGKIKKYCVVTLMSLAYAGTGNVDKVQKLLRICSKRHKKGGTRQGPAVIGIALVTMAEELGVEMAVRLFERLLQYGDHNIRRAVPLALGMLCISNPKVRIAQGFVHLGKGLLTLDPYHSNRQLLSPVALAGLVTVLHACLNMNSTILGEYHCLLYILVLAMQPRMLLTVNEDLKPLSVPVRAGQAVDVVGQAGRPRTVTGFQTHLTPVLLGAGERAELATEKYLPLTPVLEGFVILRKNPECHED
- the LOC100842529 gene encoding 26S proteasome non-ATPase regulatory subunit 2 homolog A isoform X1, which produces MPPRENSNGGGGGASAGSPPQSTKGKGKMKDDDLSDEDLELKERLELCVLRAQDADPAVRGFALETLRQEIRTATSSMTSVPKPLKFLRPHYGALKAYFETVPEFDLKTNMADILSVLALTMSTEGKRESLKYCMMGSHDDIGSWGHEYVRNLAGEIIQEIQAEKKDNPFEVPIRLVQKIVAFHMKHNAEHEAVDLLMEVDDLEELHVQVVSTNYKRACLYITSCSKYLLTPDDLSALCLVHNMYMKFGELESALRIGLLLDDSKCVKKVFAATGDFPLKQQFAYIIARYGLSMEIHAEMAADENEKDALQEIVYNRKLSEGYLALARDICVMEPKSPEDIYKEHLIHRRGGIISSLVSAKQNLAATFVNAFVNAGFGQDELMTVPSASSGDGCSGIWLFMNEGHMRSSAAASLGMILLWDPDSGLTKFEKYLHSNNTDIIAGALLGIGIVSCGVRNNSDPALVRISEHMKTDNSFQRLGGILGLGIAYAGSQNNKVRACLSFILSDHRTPFELLVFCAISLGLVFVGSCNEEIAESIIFVLMDRTKAQLANPIIRLLPVALGLLYLGKQEAVDATVEVSKTFDGKIKKYCVVTLMSLAYAGTGNVDKVQKLLRICSKRHKKGGTRQGPAVIGIALVTMAEELGVEMAVRLFERLLQYGDHNIRRAVPLALGMLCISNPKANVIDTLSRLSNDENSEVSMASIISLGLIGAGTNNARIAKLLRGLSSHCKSDNSLFCVRIAQGFVHLGKGLLTLDPYHSNRQLLSPVALAGLVTVLHACLNMNSTILGEYHCLLYILVLAMQPRMLLTVNEDLKPLSVPVRAGQAVDVVGQAGRPRTVTGFQTHLTPVLLGAGERAELATEKYLPLTPVLEGFVILRKNPECHED
- the LOC100842833 gene encoding subtilisin-like protease SBT2.6; translated protein: MKGLCLACFLLAFVLQVVLGTHDVYIVTMEGDPVVSYRGGVEGFPATAVDLDEEMEITSESVVSYSLHLQRHHEKLLDSLFVAGTYEKLYSYHHLINGFAVHMTSLQADFLRKAPGVKYVERDTKIQKLTIHTPQFLGLTTGVWPTGGGFDRAGEDVVIGFVDSGIYPQHPSFSTHKTDPYGPVPHYKGKCEIDPVSRRSFCNGKIVGAQHFAKAAIAAGAFDPDVEFASPLDGDGHGSHTAAIAAGNNGIPVRMHGYEFGKASGMAPRARIAVYKVLYRLFGGYVSDVVAAIDQAVQDGVDILNLSVGPNSPPTATRTTFLNPFDAALLSAVKAGVFVAQAAGNGGPFPKTLVSFSPWITTVAAGVDDRRYKNHLILGNGKLLPGLGVSPATHGNKSFGLISATDALLGSSTTKYSALDCQRPELLNKRKVQGKILLCGYSYNYISGTASIKKVSQTARSLGAAGFVVAVESSYPGTKFDPVPVNIPGILITDVSRTKDLIDYYNSSTTRDWAGRATVFQATVGIADGLAPTLFNSAPQVALFSSRGPDVKDFSFQDADVLKPDILAPGNLIWAAWAPNGTDEANYAGEGFAMMSGTSMAAPHIAGIAALIKQKNPKWSPSVIKSALMTTANTMDKGNHPLRAQQFSTSEIMTLTRATPFDYGSGAVNPKAALDPGLVLEATHQDYITFLCSIPDVDHSEVSNITGSHCNSIPKGQRPYDLNIPSITVSQLKGTQTVKRTVTNVATEAETYTIMTRMSSEIALQVSPPAVTVLPGSSREITATLTTRSVTGTYSFGEITMKGDRGHLVRIPVVAMGFK